The Streptomyces pratensis genomic interval GCCGGGCAGGAACGGAGCCCCTCCAGGCAGAGCGTGCAGGTGGCGCAACGCGGCGTGCCGCCCGGCCCGGCTGCCGCAGTTCGCAGCGAGCTCAGCCGTCTCAACGGGGCTGAGAGGCCGCAGCGCCGCGGCCGTGGCCAGGTCGAACAGCAGTGCCGTGGACGGTCCGTCGATGTCGGGGCGGGTCAACAGTGCCCTGAGCGCCGATTCCGCGTGCCGTGAGCCGTAGCGACAGACCGATCCCGGCCACATCTCGGACACCACGGCGCCGCCCCTCAGGCCGGCGTTCCGGTAGGCGAGCAGGATTTCGGGGGCAACCGGCACGGCCAGCCGGCACGCCCGGCGCAGGGAGGCCGTCAGATGGTCGGACCGGCTCAGCCGGGCAGCGCTCCCGGCCGGGCCGGGAGCGGAACCTGCCTCGATCCCGCCGAGGCGAAGCCCTGCTGCCGGTGACACGATCGTGGACGAGTGCCCGAACTCCGCCTCCAGCAGGCGCTCCGCGTACGCGGGCTCGCTCTGCCCTCGTCCTGTGTGCGCCCCCTTCCAACCGTGGCCCGCGAAGAAGGCGGTCCGGGCGTCCACCAGCGGATTCCGTACCCTGCGGACGAGCGGGGCGGACAGATCGGAAACGAAGGACACAGACATCTCCTGTCGAGGGACCATAACCATGATTCGCTCTCCGCCCCTCGTTCGGATGCACATCGGCCGCCCGGTGTTTCGGACCTGCGTTGCGCGCTTCGACGGCCATCGCAGCTGCTGCCGTCCGAGGTCCCCGTGCTCGGGCCCATCCCCTGTTCCCGTTCTCGGGCTCGTCCCCGTCCTCGTCCTCGTCCTCGGCCTCGGCCTCGGGCCGGCCGGAGCAGTCCGGCGGGACCGGCCAAGCGCCCGGCGGACGAGGCCGATGACGACGCCGTGGTGCGTGCGCACAGGGCCGCAGTTGCGGGGTGCCTGGGCAATGGAAACCGCCCGGCGCGGGGACAACCGCCCTCGCGGAACGAGCCGCCACTCTCAGCTCAGACGCCCGGCGGACTGCTACCTGGCCACGAGTGACTCCAAAGCTCTGACGGCCTCGGCAAGCCCAGGTGGATGCGGAAGGCCCCGCGAGCTCTGTCCTGCCCAGCCAGGGCCGAGGGCGAACACGACCGGCTTCATGCGGGCGCCCCGCGCACCCCACTCGATCGCGGCGACGTGCCTGGCGAGCGGCGCACTCGCAGTGCTGCGGGACTGCGCCCACAGTCCGACCGCTACCGGCCCCGTTCTCCGCACCGCGGCGACGAGCGACTCGACAGGCAGCGCGGCCCCGAACATCCGGACGAGCAGACCGCGTTCGGTCAGTACAGCGGTGAGCGCCTCCAGGGCCAGCGTGTGATTCTCCCCCGGAACACAGGCAAGGATCGTGGTGGCGCCGCGCGGACCCGGAGCGGTCGGTGGAGCATGGCGTCGCAGTGCTCCGGAGACGTGCCAGGACAAGAAGTGCTCGACCTCGACATACCTATCACCCGAAGCCTCCCACTTGCGGCCGACCGCCTGCAGCGTCGGCATGATCAGCTCCGTCCAGGCGTCGACCAGACCGTATTCCCTGATCGCCGCACCAAGCAGCTCGTCCAGGGCGGCTGTGTCGAGACGCAGGGCTGCGCGGGCCATTCCCTTGCATTCCTGACGTACGCCGCCCAGCCGAAGGCCACTGCCGGCACGACTTCGCCCGCTCGCGGCCGGTGGTGATATGGGGTGAGTCTCGGACTGCGACGGGAGCACGAGGGGCTTGGAGTCCTCGAGCACCAGCCTGGCGGCCTCCGCGGGCGGCAGTCCGGCCCCGGTCAGGGCACACATGCTCCGCAGGCGCGCGAGATCGATTGCGGTCCAGCGGCGGTGTCGGCCATCGGCACGTGTACGGGGACCGAGCCCGTAGCGACGGTCCCACGACCGGATCGTGGTGGGGGCGACCCCGAGACGCCTCGCCACCTCACCGGTGGTCAGGCCACCGTCGCGCAGGGCGTCGCCGCCCTCTTCCCAACCGCTGCCCGATGCCACACCGCAGCATACGACGCACAATCGACGCATGTTGTGTGCATCACTCCTGCTCCCGAAAATTGCTGAGGCCAGGCGGCTCGCGTCGCCGGTCACGCAGCGGTCTCGGCCCGCTCGACACCGAGCCCTGGATGCCGGGAGGAACAGGCATGAGCACGTGCACGCGATCCGACGATCCCTCACCACCCCCTGTACGGAACCGGGCCGAGGATCGACTGGATTTCGGCCGGCGTCTCACGGAGGAGGCGTTCGCGGCCGTGTACCGGCATTGGGGTGCAATCGTCCACGCGATGGCGACCCGCTCGCTGGGCGACACGCACGAAGCGGAGGACGTGACCCAGCAGGTCTTCCTCGGCGCCTGGCGTGGGCGAGCAGGCTTCCGTCCGGACCGAGGTTCTTTCGGGGCCTGGCTGATCGGTATCGCACGCAGGAAGATCATCGATGCTCTGGCAGCCCGGAACAGGAGGCTGAGCCTGATCGACTCGATGGGCGACGCCGTCGACGCGCACGGGCTCCGGCAGGAACCTGATG includes:
- a CDS encoding MerR family transcriptional regulator, which gives rise to MRRLCVVCCGVASGSGWEEGGDALRDGGLTTGEVARRLGVAPTTIRSWDRRYGLGPRTRADGRHRRWTAIDLARLRSMCALTGAGLPPAEAARLVLEDSKPLVLPSQSETHPISPPAASGRSRAGSGLRLGGVRQECKGMARAALRLDTAALDELLGAAIREYGLVDAWTELIMPTLQAVGRKWEASGDRYVEVEHFLSWHVSGALRRHAPPTAPGPRGATTILACVPGENHTLALEALTAVLTERGLLVRMFGAALPVESLVAAVRRTGPVAVGLWAQSRSTASAPLARHVAAIEWGARGARMKPVVFALGPGWAGQSSRGLPHPPGLAEAVRALESLVAR
- a CDS encoding RNA polymerase sigma factor: MSTCTRSDDPSPPPVRNRAEDRLDFGRRLTEEAFAAVYRHWGAIVHAMATRSLGDTHEAEDVTQQVFLGAWRGRAGFRPDRGSFGAWLIGIARRKIIDALAARNRRLSLIDSMGDAVDAHGLRQEPDDVLDRVLLVEALSRLPDHQRQVLCLTFWADLTQAQISDFTGMPLGTVKSHARRGLHQLREEIDGRTDEYVT